In Massilia violaceinigra, one DNA window encodes the following:
- a CDS encoding PEP-CTERM sorting domain-containing protein gives MASALACAAPASAGTAVVGQNLIVNGDAEAGAGSTDGGTVPVPGWNVTGGLTSVVYGAGGGFPSPGDAGPQNRGKNFFGGGVNTAASRAIQVIDLSAFSGAINAGQSQFNLSGWLGGYATQGDNATLSAVFRDSTGQALFSTSLAPVTPGERGGRTGMAYRDSLGLIPVGTALVDIVLDMRRVEGSYNDGYADNLSFSVAAVPEPSSWAMLGAGLAMLGFVARKRRKSASGTSAA, from the coding sequence ATGGCGAGTGCGCTCGCTTGCGCCGCCCCGGCGAGCGCTGGCACGGCCGTCGTGGGCCAGAATCTGATCGTCAATGGCGATGCTGAAGCGGGCGCGGGCTCGACCGACGGCGGCACGGTGCCGGTTCCCGGCTGGAACGTCACGGGCGGCCTGACCTCGGTCGTATACGGCGCAGGCGGCGGCTTCCCGTCGCCAGGCGATGCCGGCCCTCAGAACCGCGGCAAGAATTTCTTTGGTGGTGGCGTCAACACGGCGGCTTCGCGCGCGATCCAGGTCATCGACCTGAGCGCTTTCAGCGGCGCCATCAACGCCGGACAGTCGCAATTCAACCTGTCCGGCTGGCTGGGTGGCTACGCTACCCAGGGCGACAATGCAACCCTGAGCGCCGTGTTCCGCGATAGCACCGGCCAAGCCCTGTTCAGCACCAGCCTGGCACCGGTTACCCCGGGTGAGCGCGGCGGCCGTACCGGCATGGCGTATCGCGACAGCCTCGGCCTGATTCCAGTCGGTACCGCGCTGGTCGACATCGTCCTCGACATGCGCCGTGTCGAAGGCAGCTACAACGATGGCTATGCCGACAACCTGTCGTTCTCGGTTGCCGCCGTGCCGGAACCAAGCAGCTGGGCCATGCTGGGCGCCGGCCTGGCCATGCTGGGCTTCGTCGCACGCAAGCGCCGCAAGTCGGCATCGGGCACCTCGGCCGCTTGA
- a CDS encoding DUF1428 domain-containing protein: MMAYVDGFVLPLPTSNIESYRTMAATCGAIWREHGALQYRECIADDVKPGKLTSFPQSVNLQPGETVVFSWIVYESRAHRDEVNDKVMKDPRMADFMKGTDMPFDGKRMIYGGFDMFLDL, from the coding sequence ATGATGGCGTATGTCGACGGTTTCGTACTTCCCCTCCCCACCAGCAACATCGAAAGTTATCGCACCATGGCGGCGACCTGCGGCGCCATCTGGCGCGAACACGGCGCGCTGCAGTACCGCGAATGCATTGCCGATGACGTCAAGCCGGGCAAACTCACGTCGTTTCCCCAGAGCGTCAACCTGCAGCCCGGCGAGACCGTGGTCTTTTCCTGGATCGTGTATGAATCGCGCGCTCACCGCGATGAAGTCAACGACAAGGTCATGAAAGACCCGCGCATGGCCGACTTCATGAAAGGGACCGACATGCCCTTCGACGGCAAGCGCATGATTTACGGCGGCTTCGACATGTTTCTCGATTTGTAG
- a CDS encoding ATP-binding protein, which yields MTMTMSREQYEASLVSDPFNSATRLAYARLLLDENDAAAALVQFELAERQSPGAAALSGKAQALLALERNSDALAAYGRARQQDGFAPVPALEQLQQSARPASGPALSLVGQSANVVPLKPQAPDLVRFSDVGGMEELKKMLRLHIIEPFLRPSLFAKFKKQGGGGILLYGPPGCGKTMIARAIANECNASFVSVGISEVLNMWMGESERNLAQLFEKARAQKPCVLFFDELDALAFSRSKAQSEHSRTIVNEFLSQLDGFERDNRDVLFLAATNMPWDVDQAMKRTGRFARQLFVPPPDAEARKHIINIKLRDVPVEGVDVDALVAATPHFSGADIDGVIDLAKESAIHDILAGNPERPIGPGDIAYALDTMQPSTVEWLKTARNLVRYAGSDDSYRDVEKYLKKTKFI from the coding sequence ATGACCATGACTATGTCGCGTGAACAATATGAAGCGTCGCTGGTGAGCGATCCGTTCAACTCCGCCACCCGGCTCGCCTATGCCCGGCTGCTGCTCGATGAAAACGATGCGGCCGCCGCGCTGGTGCAGTTCGAGCTGGCGGAGCGTCAGTCGCCCGGTGCGGCGGCGCTGAGCGGCAAGGCGCAAGCCTTGCTGGCGCTGGAGCGCAACAGCGATGCGCTGGCCGCGTACGGCCGCGCGCGCCAGCAGGATGGCTTTGCGCCGGTGCCGGCGCTGGAGCAGTTGCAGCAGAGTGCGCGTCCGGCATCCGGTCCGGCGCTCTCGCTGGTGGGGCAGAGCGCCAACGTGGTGCCGCTCAAGCCGCAGGCGCCCGACCTGGTGCGTTTTTCCGATGTGGGCGGCATGGAAGAGCTGAAAAAGATGCTGCGCCTGCATATCATCGAGCCTTTCCTGCGGCCTTCGCTGTTTGCCAAATTCAAGAAGCAGGGCGGCGGCGGGATTTTGCTGTACGGCCCGCCAGGCTGCGGCAAGACCATGATCGCGCGTGCCATTGCGAACGAGTGCAATGCCTCGTTTGTGTCGGTCGGCATCAGCGAAGTGTTGAATATGTGGATGGGCGAAAGCGAGCGCAACCTGGCGCAATTGTTCGAGAAGGCGAGGGCGCAAAAGCCCTGCGTGCTGTTTTTCGACGAGCTCGATGCACTGGCGTTCTCGCGTTCCAAGGCGCAGAGCGAGCACAGCCGCACCATCGTCAACGAATTCCTGTCGCAGCTCGACGGCTTCGAGCGCGACAACCGCGACGTGCTGTTTCTGGCGGCAACCAATATGCCGTGGGATGTGGACCAGGCCATGAAGCGCACCGGGCGCTTTGCGCGCCAACTGTTCGTGCCACCGCCGGATGCCGAAGCGCGCAAGCACATCATCAACATCAAGCTGCGCGATGTGCCGGTGGAAGGCGTGGATGTGGATGCGCTGGTGGCGGCGACGCCGCATTTTTCCGGGGCCGATATCGATGGCGTGATCGACCTGGCCAAGGAGAGTGCGATTCATGACATTCTGGCCGGGAATCCGGAGCGGCCGATCGGGCCGGGCGATATTGCGTATGCGCTCGATACGATGCAGCCATCGACGGTGGAGTGGCTGAAAACGGCGCGCAATCTGGTGCGCTATGCCGGCAGCGACGACAGTTATCGCGATGTGGAGAAGTATTTGAAGAAGACCAAGTTTATTTGA
- a CDS encoding tetratricopeptide repeat protein yields MNDQSVLSARDYSRRVQGLIERNRYAQARDELGEALAQHPDDSDLLYGAALVDYLTDKPDDAREALLRVLSREPDHYAGRSLLATLYQESGELPAAETVLIDLLRDYPESGHHYARYAMLMYRTMHLEKAKALAHEALRLDPDDELALIACMMGDLIDGRKGAEQERLAALMGRHPESAGTAHMLITHLVHRGKYRAAKRIAIELLKLNPGSREILELVVELDALSHWSMLLLWPFNRWGWAASVVLWVVTVAVFSGAGKIAPHILGPLNIFLIGYCAYSWIFPPLLKRWLKRRAGI; encoded by the coding sequence ATGAACGACCAGAGTGTATTATCGGCGCGTGACTACAGCCGGCGCGTGCAGGGCCTGATCGAGCGCAACCGCTATGCGCAAGCCCGCGACGAGCTGGGCGAGGCGCTGGCCCAGCATCCCGACGACAGCGACTTGCTGTATGGCGCGGCGCTGGTCGATTACTTGACCGACAAACCGGACGACGCGCGCGAAGCCTTGCTTCGCGTGCTCAGCCGCGAGCCCGACCATTACGCGGGACGTTCCCTGCTCGCCACCCTGTATCAGGAAAGCGGAGAACTGCCTGCGGCCGAAACGGTGCTGATCGACTTGCTCAGGGACTATCCCGAGTCCGGCCATCATTACGCGCGCTACGCCATGCTGATGTACCGCACCATGCACCTCGAGAAGGCCAAGGCGCTGGCGCACGAAGCGCTGCGGCTCGATCCGGACGACGAACTGGCCCTGATCGCCTGCATGATGGGCGACTTGATCGACGGCCGCAAGGGTGCCGAGCAGGAACGCCTGGCCGCCTTGATGGGCCGCCATCCCGAAAGCGCGGGCACGGCGCACATGCTGATCACCCATCTGGTGCACCGTGGCAAATACCGGGCCGCCAAGCGGATTGCCATCGAACTGCTGAAACTCAATCCAGGCTCGCGCGAGATCCTCGAACTGGTGGTCGAACTCGACGCCCTGAGCCACTGGAGCATGCTGCTGCTGTGGCCGTTCAACCGCTGGGGCTGGGCGGCGTCGGTCGTCTTGTGGGTGGTGACGGTGGCCGTGTTCAGTGGCGCCGGCAAGATTGCCCCGCACATTCTCGGACCGCTCAATATCTTCCTGATCGGTTATTGTGCGTACTCCTGGATTTTCCCTCCTTTGCTCAAGCGCTGGCTGAAACGCCGCGCAGGAATTTGA
- the leuA gene encoding 2-isopropylmalate synthase codes for MMLQNPSSKYRAFPPVNLSGRQWPDRAITHPPIWMSTDLRDGNQALIEPMSPEKKLRFFEMLVQIGLKEIEVGFPSASQTDFAFVRKLIDEDRIPEDVTIIVLTQSREELIRRTVDSCVGARRAIVHLYNSVAPVFRKVVFGMTREQITEIAVSGTKLVKQLVKQHPQTEWAFEYTPESFSTTELDFSKHICDAVSEVWQPTPHNKMIINLPSTVECSTPNVYADQIEWMSRKLARRDSLIISVHPHNDRGTAVASAELAIMAGADRVEGCLFGNGERTGNVDLVTLAMNLYTQGVHPGLDFSDIDAVRQVVEECNQLPVHPRHPYAGDLVFTAFSGSHQDAIKKGFAQQKPNALWEVPYLPIDPADLGRSYDAVIRVNSQSGKGGMAYLLEQEFGLSLPRRLQIEFSRAVQAVADASGREIAAKEIHAIFCSEYFDQTSPYAYSAHKMVEDSSSDEPVQIDITLAHRQASLSLQGGGNGPIDAFVNALGLDIKLMDYHEHAIGSGANAKAACYVELRLANGPTMFGAGIDSNIVTASFKAVLSAVNRQLVRAEQEVAVAG; via the coding sequence ATGATGTTGCAGAACCCGTCGTCGAAATACCGCGCCTTCCCTCCAGTCAATTTGTCCGGCCGCCAGTGGCCCGACCGCGCCATTACCCATCCGCCGATCTGGATGAGTACCGACCTGCGCGACGGCAACCAAGCCCTGATCGAGCCGATGAGCCCGGAGAAGAAGCTGCGCTTTTTCGAGATGCTGGTCCAGATCGGCCTCAAGGAAATCGAAGTCGGCTTTCCGTCCGCCTCGCAGACCGACTTCGCTTTCGTGCGCAAGCTGATCGACGAAGACCGCATCCCCGAGGACGTCACCATCATCGTGCTGACCCAGTCGCGCGAGGAATTGATCCGCCGTACGGTCGACTCTTGCGTGGGTGCGCGGCGCGCCATCGTGCACCTGTACAACTCGGTCGCTCCCGTATTCCGCAAGGTGGTGTTCGGCATGACGCGCGAGCAGATCACCGAGATCGCGGTCAGCGGCACCAAACTGGTCAAGCAACTGGTCAAGCAGCATCCGCAAACCGAATGGGCGTTCGAGTACACGCCGGAATCGTTCTCGACGACGGAGCTCGATTTCTCCAAGCATATCTGCGACGCCGTCAGCGAGGTGTGGCAGCCGACGCCGCACAACAAGATGATCATCAACCTGCCATCCACCGTCGAATGCAGCACGCCGAATGTGTATGCCGACCAGATCGAGTGGATGTCGCGCAAGCTGGCACGGCGCGATTCGCTGATTATCAGCGTGCACCCGCACAATGACCGCGGCACGGCGGTGGCCTCGGCCGAGCTGGCCATCATGGCGGGCGCCGACCGGGTTGAAGGCTGCCTGTTCGGCAACGGCGAGCGCACCGGCAATGTCGACCTCGTGACCCTGGCGATGAACCTGTACACCCAGGGCGTGCATCCGGGGCTCGATTTCTCGGACATCGATGCCGTGCGCCAGGTGGTGGAGGAATGCAACCAGTTGCCGGTGCATCCGCGTCATCCGTATGCGGGCGATTTGGTGTTTACGGCGTTTTCCGGTTCGCACCAGGATGCGATCAAAAAAGGATTTGCCCAGCAAAAGCCGAATGCCTTGTGGGAAGTGCCGTATTTGCCGATCGACCCGGCCGACCTGGGGCGCAGCTACGATGCGGTGATCCGCGTCAACAGCCAGTCCGGCAAGGGCGGGATGGCGTATCTGCTGGAACAGGAATTCGGCCTGAGTTTGCCGCGCCGCTTGCAGATCGAGTTCAGCCGCGCCGTGCAGGCGGTGGCCGACGCCAGCGGGCGCGAAATCGCCGCGAAGGAGATTCACGCAATTTTCTGCAGCGAATATTTCGATCAGACCAGCCCGTATGCGTATAGCGCGCACAAGATGGTGGAGGACAGCAGCAGCGATGAGCCGGTGCAGATCGACATCACTTTGGCGCACCGTCAGGCGAGTTTGAGCTTGCAAGGTGGCGGGAATGGGCCGATCGATGCATTTGTGAATGCGCTGGGGCTCGATATCAAGCTGATGGATTACCACGAGCACGCGATCGGCTCGGGCGCGAATGCAAAGGCGGCGTGTTATGTGGAGTTGCGGCTGGCCAATGGCCCGACCATGTTTGGGGCGGGGATTGACAGCAATATTGTGACGGCGTCGTTCAAGGCGGTGCTCAGTGCGGTAAACCGGCAACTGGTGAGGGCGGAGCAGGAAGTGGCGGTGGCTGGCTAA